From the genome of Clostridium sp. BNL1100, one region includes:
- the rlmB gene encoding 23S rRNA (guanosine(2251)-2'-O)-methyltransferase RlmB, whose product MAESRNRRPGNARYDKKGPTSDYGRKNFSGDSKKRGVKPEERKGFKSEPAKRGTYATPVKDTEFENIEKDNVVPEESDKLEGRNSVMEALKANRTINKLFIAKGEKEGSIRQIIAMARQKGIITTEVDKNILDGMSTTRSHQGVIAYVAVKDYVEVDDILAAAQEKGQPPFIIILDEISDPHNFGAILRTANAVGAHGVIIPKRRAIGLTSAVSKASAGAVEYVPVSRVTNISQTIEYLKKNNVWVVGTDSTGEKAFYESDLKGPMALVVGSEGEGMGKLVREKCDFVVNIPMQGEISSLNASVAAAIVMYEILKQRGK is encoded by the coding sequence ATGGCAGAATCAAGAAACAGAAGACCAGGTAATGCCCGTTATGATAAAAAGGGCCCCACTTCTGACTATGGAAGGAAGAATTTTTCTGGAGACAGTAAAAAACGTGGGGTAAAGCCGGAAGAACGCAAGGGGTTCAAGAGTGAGCCTGCAAAGAGAGGAACCTATGCGACACCTGTAAAAGATACCGAGTTTGAAAACATTGAAAAAGATAATGTTGTCCCAGAGGAAAGTGACAAGCTTGAGGGAAGAAACTCCGTAATGGAGGCTCTGAAAGCGAACAGAACAATAAATAAGCTGTTTATAGCAAAGGGCGAAAAGGAAGGCTCTATTCGCCAGATTATAGCTATGGCAAGGCAAAAAGGGATTATTACTACTGAGGTTGACAAAAATATACTTGACGGAATGTCTACAACCAGATCTCATCAGGGAGTTATAGCTTATGTTGCAGTTAAGGATTATGTGGAAGTAGACGATATACTTGCAGCTGCTCAGGAGAAGGGCCAGCCTCCGTTTATTATCATACTGGATGAGATTTCTGACCCCCATAATTTCGGTGCAATCTTAAGAACAGCCAATGCTGTAGGAGCTCATGGGGTAATTATTCCAAAGAGAAGGGCCATAGGACTTACTTCGGCAGTGTCAAAGGCATCAGCCGGGGCGGTGGAGTATGTACCGGTTTCAAGGGTAACAAATATTTCCCAGACTATAGAATATCTCAAGAAAAATAATGTCTGGGTTGTTGGAACTGATTCTACAGGAGAAAAAGCTTTTTACGAAAGCGACTTGAAAGGCCCGATGGCTCTTGTCGTGGGAAGTGAAGGCGAAGGAATGGGTAAACTTGTAAGAGAGAAATGTGATTTTGTTGTTAATATCCCTATGCAGGGGGAAATCAGCTCATTAAATGCATCTGTTGCAGCAGCTATAGTTATGTATGAGATACTAAAACAAAGAGGTAAATAG
- a CDS encoding DinB family protein, which yields MDKKAWGSQQNLLRSIILKPDKFDEVIELCLNQHEMVHSSDMSQKNITTFEDELWQGLDESTFRTMLASENNTIAWCIWHSTRIEDITMNILVADGAQVISSGQWIQKMNNVICDTGNAMTNEEIVHFSTNIDMNELRKYRIAVGKRTREIIRDFKPEDLKRKIEKNKLKRVIDEGAVLDVEGANWLIDFWGRKNVAGILLMPVTRHHMVHLNESLRIKKRCQTSHTAKV from the coding sequence ATGGATAAAAAAGCATGGGGATCTCAACAGAATTTATTAAGAAGCATAATTTTAAAACCAGACAAATTTGACGAGGTAATTGAATTATGTCTGAATCAACATGAAATGGTACACTCTTCTGATATGTCACAAAAAAATATTACAACATTTGAAGATGAATTGTGGCAAGGACTAGATGAATCAACATTTCGTACTATGTTGGCAAGTGAAAATAATACTATTGCATGGTGTATATGGCATTCAACAAGAATAGAAGATATAACAATGAATATATTGGTGGCAGACGGAGCTCAAGTAATCAGTTCAGGGCAATGGATTCAAAAAATGAATAATGTAATTTGTGATACCGGTAATGCTATGACAAATGAAGAAATTGTTCACTTTAGTACTAATATTGATATGAATGAGTTACGTAAATATAGAATTGCAGTAGGAAAAAGGACTCGTGAGATTATAAGAGACTTTAAACCTGAAGATTTAAAAAGAAAAATAGAAAAGAACAAACTGAAGAGGGTTATAGATGAAGGTGCCGTATTGGACGTTGAAGGTGCTAATTGGTTAATTGATTTTTGGGGTAGGAAAAATGTAGCAGGAATTTTATTAATGCCTGTAACCCGTCATCATATGGTGCATCTAAATGAGTCTTTACGAATAAAAAAGAGGTGCCAGACATCACATACGGCCAAAGTTTAG
- the sigH gene encoding RNA polymerase sporulation sigma factor SigH → MKINLKAEVYQTYSGMVDEDVILEARAGDQQALEYLINKYKSFVRAKARTYFLIGADREDIIQEGMIGLFKAIRDYKGDKLSSFRAFAELCITRQIITAIKTATRQKHIPLNSYVSLNKPIFDEESDRTLMDIISEESISDPEELIINREEFRGIENKMGEILSSLEWEVLTSYLDGKSYQEIAEDLDRHVKSIDNALQRVKRKLEKYLEEQKA, encoded by the coding sequence TTGAAAATAAACTTAAAGGCTGAGGTCTATCAAACATATTCTGGTATGGTTGACGAAGATGTAATATTAGAGGCTAGAGCAGGTGACCAACAAGCTCTGGAATATCTTATTAACAAGTATAAAAGCTTTGTTCGGGCAAAAGCCAGAACGTACTTCCTGATAGGTGCAGACAGAGAAGACATTATTCAGGAAGGTATGATTGGACTTTTTAAGGCTATCCGGGACTATAAAGGGGACAAGCTTTCATCCTTCAGAGCATTTGCAGAACTCTGTATTACCAGACAAATAATTACCGCTATTAAAACTGCTACCAGACAAAAACATATTCCATTAAATTCATATGTCTCTTTAAACAAACCCATTTTTGACGAAGAATCAGACCGTACTTTGATGGACATAATCAGTGAGGAGAGTATAAGCGACCCCGAAGAACTGATTATAAACAGGGAAGAATTCCGTGGCATAGAAAATAAGATGGGTGAGATTTTGAGTTCCCTTGAATGGGAAGTTTTGACTTCATACCTTGACGGTAAATCATATCAGGAAATTGCGGAAGATTTGGACAGGCATGTAAAATCCATAGACAATGCGTTACAGCGTGTAAAACGTAAATTGGAGAAATATCTAGAAGAACAGAAAGCCTAA